The Saprospiraceae bacterium genomic interval CTACCAAGACTTGAAATTGCCCTGGTATCAATACCGAATGGAATTGAATGCACCATTACAGATAATGGGATCGGAAGGCAAAGGGCTGCTGAAGTTAAGAGTAAAACTGCTGATAAAAATAAATCATGGGGTATGACCATAACCAAAAGCCGGATGACCTACAGCGAAATAACATCAGATCTTGCTTATGAAGAAAAAGTCATTGATCTTTACGATAGTAAAAACGTTCCCAATGGGACCAAAGTGATCATTTCAATCCATAAAAAATGGTAACTGGAATAAATGCCATCATCATCGACGACGAAAAATTTTGTTGTGAAATGTTGCAATATGAATTGGACCTAAACTGCCCGGAAGTAAGAATTATAGATATTTGCAACAGCGGGAAAGAAGGCATTCTGTCTATTAGAAAAAATCAACCAGATCTGGTATTTTTAGATATTGAAATGCCATACATGAATGGTTTTGAAATGCTTAAACATCTCGATACTGATTCTTTCCAAACCATTTTCACTACAGCTTATGATCAATTCGCCCTGGATGCTATAAAAGTAAATGCATTGGATTATCTGCTCAAACCGGTAAGTGGAGATGATTTAAGCACTGCCATTGCTAAAATTAAATCAAGAATGATGGCCAATACTACCATGCACGGCTTGAAAAAAATGTTGAATGAAATGGTCGGTAACGTGACTGTGGAAAAGAAAATTGCCTTGCCAACTTCCGAAGGAGTTGAAATGGTGAAAC includes:
- a CDS encoding response regulator transcription factor encodes the protein MVTGINAIIIDDEKFCCEMLQYELDLNCPEVRIIDICNSGKEGILSIRKNQPDLVFLDIEMPYMNGFEMLKHLDTDSFQTIFTTAYDQFALDAIKVNALDYLLKPVSGDDLSTAIAKIKSRMMANTTMHGLKKMLNEMVGNVTVEKKIALPTSEGVEMVKHNQILYIAADNNYTIFNLADGRKIMLSKHMKYIEDLLSPYMQFFRIHQSYLININYIEKYHKGSGGTVIMADQSELPVSKNKKDDLLLMLGI